The following coding sequences lie in one Methylotenera versatilis 301 genomic window:
- a CDS encoding PD-(D/E)XK nuclease family protein: protein MPLTPNTITICATARLVRGVLAQHQQQQLKSGATQWQSAQAYTLQQWLDELINHASLLGFIPSDALPTLTLSTIAETYLWEQAIETCIAKHEAAELFDIRSMAKSAIEANNLMLNWQLAEADINHDFITQETRQFLRWRHTFEDFCAKQNAIESARLTSLQIVLFAQFQQQIIHELALPKHIQLAGFDRITPLEARLFELLKGCGVQVEMMTTHTQGQTEVKHFAAVDANSECRAAVAWAKQKLTENPKAQLAIISPALGSIRRELADLLDDTFHSETLHSSLYETPRCYDFSLGLALTEYAIVHSALQLLRLAASKADLIFDEVTPLLQDVYWGSQQELDARAQLDAHLRRNMSASYHLESLIKQASKLQTNGILLDELLENLTQISRFQNQQGKQRQVLSAWVTDFVQLLDELHWAKTRSLSSHEFQTQQAFLKCLKELSSLDAIFGNVSASAAVQKITELCNATMFQSEAKGDIRIQILGLLETPAVQLDAVWALNMNDQHWPPAVKLNPLLPADLQRNRGTPNASAAVQSQFASLVHQRLMTCAPEVIFSYATKEDERELRPSPLLEIQSDLQTPSTIQTLTERLAQPASLQFLDDFIAPAVLPDENIRGGVNLFAAQAKCPAWAFYQYRLGAAKLETPVDGLDTMSRGSLLHKVLQLFWLDCETLSNLKALFPPLLNEKIDTAIEKSIQALSDEINYHIPPQVLQIERNRLHQLMQAWLTLELERADFVVDACEKKFELDVEGLKLNLSIDRIDKLAEGGLVVIDYKTSAAVSNSSWAEDRISEPQLPIYVVLALKYEQVVAVSFAKIRSDETKFIGLSAERDVLPKVTALAKVRENSAFYGFGDWDALLEHWYTSLTNIAQEIKAGVAGVTISNEADLVYCDVKPLLRLPERLLQFEHMQVVLRNGGDA from the coding sequence ATGCCTTTAACCCCTAACACCATTACTATCTGTGCGACTGCACGTCTTGTTCGCGGTGTGCTTGCTCAGCACCAGCAACAGCAGCTCAAAAGCGGCGCTACGCAGTGGCAGTCAGCTCAAGCCTATACGCTACAGCAGTGGTTAGATGAACTGATAAACCATGCAAGTTTATTAGGATTTATACCAAGCGACGCCTTGCCCACACTGACATTGAGCACTATTGCAGAAACATATCTGTGGGAGCAAGCCATTGAAACTTGCATTGCTAAGCATGAAGCTGCTGAATTGTTTGATATTCGTTCGATGGCGAAATCTGCGATTGAAGCGAACAACTTAATGCTGAATTGGCAACTGGCTGAAGCAGATATTAATCATGATTTTATCACGCAAGAAACGCGTCAATTTTTGCGTTGGCGTCATACTTTTGAGGATTTTTGTGCCAAACAAAATGCTATCGAATCTGCACGGTTAACTTCATTACAAATTGTTCTATTTGCACAGTTTCAACAGCAAATTATCCATGAGCTAGCCTTGCCAAAACACATTCAGTTAGCTGGTTTCGACCGTATTACGCCATTAGAGGCACGGTTATTTGAACTTCTAAAAGGCTGTGGCGTACAAGTTGAAATGATGACAACTCATACGCAAGGTCAAACAGAGGTTAAACACTTTGCAGCGGTTGATGCGAATAGTGAATGCCGCGCCGCAGTGGCGTGGGCAAAGCAAAAGCTGACGGAGAATCCTAAAGCGCAATTGGCGATTATTAGTCCCGCATTGGGTAGTATTCGCCGTGAGTTGGCTGATTTACTTGATGATACGTTTCACTCAGAAACTTTGCATTCCAGCTTATATGAAACTCCACGCTGCTATGATTTTTCATTGGGTTTAGCGCTCACAGAATACGCTATCGTGCACAGTGCATTGCAGCTTTTGAGGCTGGCTGCGAGCAAAGCAGATTTAATTTTTGATGAGGTCACGCCACTTTTACAAGACGTGTATTGGGGTAGCCAGCAAGAGTTAGATGCCAGAGCACAGTTGGATGCGCATTTACGCAGAAATATGAGTGCTAGTTATCACTTAGAGTCGCTTATTAAACAGGCAAGTAAGCTGCAAACCAATGGCATACTGTTAGATGAGCTGCTAGAGAACTTAACGCAGATTTCAAGATTCCAAAATCAGCAAGGCAAGCAACGTCAGGTACTTTCTGCATGGGTGACGGATTTTGTGCAATTATTAGACGAGTTACATTGGGCAAAAACACGTTCGCTTTCTAGCCATGAGTTTCAAACACAGCAAGCGTTTTTGAAGTGTTTAAAAGAGTTAAGTAGCTTAGATGCGATATTTGGCAATGTTTCTGCAAGCGCTGCCGTGCAAAAAATCACTGAGCTTTGTAACGCCACTATGTTTCAGTCAGAAGCTAAAGGTGATATTCGTATTCAAATTCTTGGGCTTTTAGAAACACCAGCTGTGCAATTAGATGCCGTTTGGGCATTGAATATGAATGACCAGCATTGGCCACCAGCGGTAAAGCTGAATCCGCTACTACCTGCGGATTTGCAGAGAAATCGCGGCACGCCAAATGCCAGCGCCGCTGTTCAAAGCCAATTTGCATCATTGGTACATCAACGTTTAATGACATGCGCGCCAGAGGTAATTTTTTCATATGCAACAAAAGAAGATGAACGGGAATTGCGTCCATCACCACTGCTAGAGATTCAATCCGACCTACAAACGCCGAGTACGATTCAAACGCTTACAGAACGCTTAGCGCAGCCAGCATCTTTACAGTTTCTTGATGATTTTATCGCACCAGCAGTTTTGCCAGATGAAAACATACGTGGTGGCGTAAATTTATTTGCCGCCCAAGCTAAATGTCCAGCATGGGCATTCTATCAATATCGGCTTGGCGCAGCTAAGTTGGAAACGCCTGTAGATGGTTTAGATACTATGTCTCGTGGTAGTTTACTGCATAAAGTACTACAACTTTTTTGGCTGGATTGCGAAACGTTAAGCAATCTAAAAGCCTTATTTCCACCCTTATTAAATGAGAAAATTGATACGGCAATTGAAAAAAGTATACAAGCTTTAAGTGATGAAATTAACTATCACATTCCACCGCAAGTCTTACAGATTGAAAGAAATAGACTTCATCAGCTCATGCAAGCGTGGCTGACATTAGAGCTGGAACGTGCAGATTTTGTTGTTGATGCATGTGAGAAGAAGTTTGAGTTAGATGTAGAAGGTTTAAAACTTAACTTAAGCATAGATCGTATTGATAAGCTCGCAGAAGGCGGATTAGTAGTCATTGATTACAAAACAAGTGCAGCCGTCAGTAACTCAAGCTGGGCTGAAGACCGCATCTCTGAGCCACAACTGCCTATCTATGTAGTATTGGCGCTCAAGTATGAGCAGGTTGTAGCGGTAAGTTTTGCCAAAATACGCAGTGATGAAACCAAATTTATTGGCTTGTCTGCTGAACGAGATGTGCTGCCCAAAGTGACTGCCTTGGCTAAAGTACGAGAAAACTCAGCATTTTATGGCTTTGGCGATTGGGATGCTTTGTTAGAGCATTGGTACACAAGTTTGACCAATATTGCACAAGAAATCAAAGCAGGAGTTGCGGGCGTAACCATTAGCAATGAAGCCGATTTGGTTTATTGCGATGTGAAGCCGCTGTTGCGCTTACCTGAACGTTTATTGCAGTTTGAGCACATGCAAGTAGTGTTAAGAAATGGCGGTGACGCATGA
- a CDS encoding methyl-accepting chemotaxis protein, whose product MKINMPVTQRDVELKDSLQIVSKTDLKGKITFVNRDFLDVSGFAEDELLGQSHNVVRHPDMPPEAFADLWNTVKSGKPWIGIVKNRCKNGDHYWVEATVSPYVENGQLAGYISVRRKANRQQIEGAMRYHQVLKEGQNWLESVKTKYTTFKRNFTLRSRIISIFVVVALSSLALGYNGLTGIESSNARLSSVYQDRVIPLQQLKVVADMYAVNIVDTSHKVRNGNLTWAQGEENVNNALKEVDKQWKAYTATYLVEDEKKLVAEAEPLFVKANAVTATLQSILRSQDNKRMAEFTTSELYPAIDPLSDKISQLTNLQLKVAGDEYAAAQANYIQKRNFSFVLIFVGLGLAGLLGWMLYNAIMPRVQDAVRYLLSSAQGIEHEAVIRTGHRDELTLVMDSYRALRARIDFDNSEAFSGIDRIKSALDNATIPVTVGNEFNTLIYMNHASFALWKKMSPELAKRHPDFSVDKLIGSKLGPYIENEADRANYVSPLSETKMLDTTIAGRNLQLTFNPVTNPEGRYIGRMIQWVDRTEELVAEQNVAELIEQTVAGNLNQRIDATSLPPGFLRDISNGMNRLLEAVINPLNMAAAYVDDLSKGVIPDEITKDYQGDFNIIKTNLNACGSAIKALVIDGNMLAEAADNGVLTTRADATQHLGEYRKVVEGLNATLDAIVTPLNMAAANLDSIARGDIPDRITDHYNGDFNNIKDNLNTCIESINALVGDVQMLANAANDGRVSVRADASAHQGDFRKIVEGVNETLEMIVGPIGTVKVAVETISTAAKEIAQGNADLSRRTEEQAASLEKTAASMEELSSTVKQNADNAKQANQLATAASGVAVKGGDVVSEVVATMSSINNSAKKIEDIISVIDGIAFQTNILALNAAVEAARAGEQGRGFAVVAGEVRNLAQRSASAAKEIKELISDSVSKTAEGTRQVENAGNTMHEIVTSVKRVSDIISEIAAASSEQSAGIEQVNEAVMKMDDMTQQNTALVEEAAAAAESMMEQADELMNAVSVFQLEGESQVKHTAPVERRVTHNPMRGTTSKTVAAKSAPTPVSTKPIKHATKSGTDDGDWEEF is encoded by the coding sequence ATGAAAATAAATATGCCTGTGACTCAGCGTGATGTTGAGCTTAAAGATTCTTTGCAAATCGTATCTAAGACTGATTTAAAGGGAAAGATCACCTTTGTCAATCGAGATTTCTTAGATGTGAGTGGATTTGCAGAAGATGAGCTGTTGGGTCAAAGCCATAACGTTGTTCGGCATCCTGATATGCCACCAGAGGCTTTTGCCGATTTATGGAATACGGTGAAATCAGGTAAACCATGGATTGGCATAGTAAAAAATCGCTGTAAGAATGGTGATCATTATTGGGTGGAAGCGACTGTCTCGCCCTATGTTGAAAATGGTCAATTGGCAGGTTATATTTCTGTGAGAAGAAAAGCAAACCGCCAGCAGATTGAAGGCGCTATGCGCTATCACCAAGTGCTCAAAGAAGGCCAAAACTGGTTAGAAAGTGTAAAAACCAAATACACTACTTTTAAACGTAACTTTACTTTGAGATCAAGAATTATCTCCATATTTGTGGTGGTAGCCTTGAGCAGTTTAGCGCTTGGTTACAACGGCTTAACTGGTATTGAGTCTAGTAATGCAAGATTGTCTAGCGTTTATCAAGACCGCGTAATACCGCTACAACAACTAAAAGTTGTGGCAGATATGTATGCAGTCAATATTGTAGACACCTCACACAAGGTAAGAAATGGTAATTTGACCTGGGCGCAAGGTGAAGAGAATGTCAATAATGCATTAAAAGAAGTCGATAAACAGTGGAAAGCCTACACCGCTACCTATTTAGTCGAAGACGAGAAAAAACTGGTTGCTGAAGCTGAGCCACTTTTCGTTAAAGCTAATGCTGTGACTGCAACACTACAAAGCATATTGCGTAGTCAAGATAATAAACGAATGGCTGAATTTACCACTTCTGAGCTTTACCCAGCCATTGATCCGCTATCAGATAAAATCAGTCAGTTAACCAATTTGCAACTAAAAGTGGCGGGTGATGAATATGCTGCGGCACAGGCTAATTACATTCAAAAGCGTAACTTTAGTTTCGTATTAATCTTTGTTGGACTTGGTTTAGCTGGTTTGTTAGGCTGGATGTTATACAACGCTATTATGCCGCGTGTACAAGATGCCGTTAGATACTTACTCTCCAGCGCACAGGGCATTGAGCATGAGGCTGTTATTCGTACAGGTCATCGTGATGAGTTGACTTTGGTGATGGACTCGTACCGTGCTTTAAGAGCCCGTATTGATTTTGATAACTCTGAAGCTTTTTCTGGTATTGATAGAATTAAGTCTGCACTGGATAACGCGACCATTCCCGTGACTGTGGGTAATGAGTTCAATACGCTAATTTACATGAATCACGCAAGCTTTGCGCTATGGAAAAAAATGAGCCCTGAATTAGCCAAACGTCATCCTGATTTTTCAGTAGATAAATTAATTGGTAGTAAATTAGGCCCCTATATCGAGAATGAAGCTGATCGTGCTAATTATGTGTCACCACTAAGTGAGACAAAAATGCTCGATACGACTATTGCTGGTCGAAACTTGCAGTTGACTTTTAATCCAGTGACAAATCCTGAAGGTCGATACATTGGGCGCATGATTCAATGGGTTGATCGCACTGAAGAGCTTGTTGCTGAACAGAACGTAGCTGAACTCATTGAGCAAACAGTGGCGGGTAATTTGAATCAACGTATAGATGCTACAAGTTTGCCACCAGGGTTTTTACGTGACATCAGTAATGGTATGAATCGCTTGTTAGAAGCGGTGATTAACCCACTGAATATGGCAGCTGCTTATGTCGATGATTTATCCAAAGGCGTGATTCCAGACGAAATTACCAAAGATTATCAAGGTGATTTCAATATTATTAAAACTAACTTAAATGCCTGTGGTTCTGCCATTAAAGCACTTGTCATCGATGGCAATATGTTGGCTGAAGCAGCTGATAATGGCGTGTTAACCACACGTGCAGATGCGACGCAACACTTAGGTGAGTATCGCAAAGTCGTTGAAGGCTTAAATGCTACTTTAGATGCCATTGTGACGCCTTTAAATATGGCTGCCGCCAACTTGGATAGCATCGCACGCGGAGATATTCCAGACAGAATTACTGACCATTACAATGGCGACTTCAACAATATTAAAGACAATCTCAATACTTGTATCGAATCTATTAATGCATTAGTTGGCGATGTTCAAATGTTAGCCAATGCAGCAAATGATGGTCGTGTTTCTGTACGTGCAGATGCCAGTGCGCACCAAGGTGATTTCCGCAAGATTGTAGAAGGCGTGAATGAAACCTTGGAAATGATTGTTGGCCCAATAGGCACAGTCAAAGTCGCGGTAGAAACTATTAGTACAGCTGCCAAAGAGATTGCTCAGGGGAATGCCGATTTATCTCGAAGAACTGAAGAGCAAGCAGCTTCTCTTGAAAAAACAGCGGCTAGTATGGAAGAGCTGTCATCTACGGTTAAGCAAAATGCCGATAATGCTAAACAAGCCAATCAGCTCGCCACAGCGGCTTCAGGTGTAGCCGTTAAAGGCGGCGATGTGGTGAGTGAAGTGGTTGCGACCATGAGCTCAATTAACAACAGCGCTAAAAAGATTGAAGACATTATCTCTGTGATTGATGGCATTGCCTTCCAAACTAATATTCTTGCATTGAATGCAGCCGTTGAAGCTGCAAGGGCTGGCGAACAAGGTCGAGGCTTTGCCGTAGTTGCAGGCGAAGTCCGCAACCTAGCCCAACGTTCAGCCAGTGCGGCTAAAGAAATTAAAGAGCTTATCTCTGATTCGGTGAGCAAAACAGCAGAAGGTACACGTCAGGTTGAAAATGCAGGTAATACTATGCATGAAATTGTGACCTCAGTTAAACGTGTATCAGATATCATCAGTGAAATTGCCGCAGCCTCAAGCGAGCAAAGCGCAGGTATTGAGCAAGTCAATGAAGCCGTAATGAAGATGGATGATATGACGCAACAAAATACCGCCTTGGTAGAAGAGGCCGCTGCGGCAGCTGAATCTATGATGGAGCAAGCTGATGAACTTATGAATGCTGTCAGCGTATTTCAATTAGAAGGTGAGAGCCAAGTCAAACACACAGCTCCAGTAGAGCGACGAGTAACGCATAATCCGATGCGAGGGACTACAAGTAAAACTGTAGCTGCAAAGTCAGCACCAACTCCCGTTAGCACTAAACCTATAAAGCATGCTACCAAATCAGGCACTGATGATGGTGATTGGGAAGAGTTTTAA
- a CDS encoding methyl-accepting chemotaxis protein → MKNNTLTFVDPQAVKADRLMGFTLALLLLVSMGIAATNGTWFEALAVGLPAAVLPWLLIRVMPGSVQTRISVGIAFMVFSALAIQQTHGMIEAHFAIFILLAFLLYYRDWKPILAAALVIAVHHVAFNFLQAGNTGFYIFALGPNLHVLIIHALSVVFEAALLILMAINLRNEANMIGGEPKVVMEMARRVANGDLSVEIETQTGDTFSVNAALKEMVNNLSSLVNNMQHMSAEHDKGHINEVVNTSTFSGSFKEVAQGVNAMVAGHIDLNRQAMAVVKAFGEGNFDAPLTKFSGQQSYVSETVEQVRSNIKNFVAEMQSMSVAHDAGDIDVRMEEDKFIGTYREMANGVNAMVGGHVQEKDQMIQLIRALGDGDFEVQMKQFPGKKAEINKNLDRLNGKLKGIVDSVKWVTAEHEQGNIDMSLHAHMFKGGFAEIASSVNKIVGGQLELTEKALACVKEFGEGNFDAPLETFPGKKVFVNEAIEQVRANLKALNEDAQMLADAAREGRVMVRASTDRHLGDYRKIVIGMNETLEMIVKPIVTVKQSAEAINTAAKEIAQGNADLSRRTEDQAASLERTASSMDQLSSTVKQNADNARQANQLAIAASGVAVKGGDAVGDVVSTMSAINSSAKKIEDIISVIDGIAFQTNILALNAAVEAARAGEQGRGFAVVAAEVRNLAQRSASAAKEIKELISDSVSKTAEGTRQVEMAGQTMQEIVSSVKRVTDIIGEIAAASGEQSTGIAQINEAIMKMDDVTQQNTALVEEAAAAAESLMEQSEEMTAVVSVFQLDNNSQKTAHKVSLATKKHINTTQTKNDKKESAVRTAKTGTHDSEWEEF, encoded by the coding sequence ATGAAAAATAATACGCTAACTTTCGTAGATCCTCAGGCTGTAAAAGCTGATCGTTTGATGGGGTTTACTCTGGCATTACTGCTCTTGGTGAGTATGGGAATCGCCGCCACCAATGGTACATGGTTCGAGGCCCTAGCTGTTGGGCTACCAGCGGCCGTGTTGCCGTGGCTGTTAATTCGAGTAATGCCGGGTAGTGTTCAAACGCGTATCAGTGTAGGTATTGCTTTTATGGTGTTCTCTGCGCTCGCTATTCAGCAGACGCATGGCATGATAGAGGCACACTTCGCGATATTTATTTTGCTAGCATTTTTGCTCTATTACCGTGACTGGAAGCCAATTTTAGCGGCTGCATTAGTCATCGCTGTACATCATGTTGCATTCAATTTTCTGCAGGCAGGTAATACGGGCTTTTATATTTTTGCGCTTGGACCAAATCTTCATGTGTTGATTATTCATGCGCTATCCGTTGTTTTTGAAGCTGCATTGTTGATTCTAATGGCGATTAACCTACGTAATGAAGCCAATATGATAGGTGGTGAACCTAAAGTCGTGATGGAAATGGCGCGCAGAGTTGCGAATGGCGATTTATCCGTAGAAATAGAGACTCAAACTGGCGATACCTTTAGCGTCAATGCTGCATTGAAAGAAATGGTAAATAATTTAAGTTCTTTAGTGAATAACATGCAACACATGAGTGCTGAGCACGACAAAGGGCATATTAATGAAGTAGTCAATACCAGCACATTTAGCGGCTCATTTAAAGAAGTCGCTCAGGGCGTGAATGCTATGGTTGCAGGGCATATTGATTTAAACCGTCAAGCAATGGCGGTAGTCAAAGCCTTCGGTGAAGGTAATTTCGATGCGCCATTAACTAAGTTTTCGGGTCAACAATCGTATGTGAGTGAAACCGTTGAACAAGTGCGTAGCAACATAAAGAATTTTGTGGCTGAAATGCAAAGCATGTCAGTTGCGCATGATGCAGGTGATATCGACGTCAGGATGGAAGAAGATAAATTCATTGGTACTTATCGTGAAATGGCTAATGGTGTAAACGCGATGGTAGGTGGTCATGTACAAGAAAAAGACCAAATGATTCAACTAATACGCGCGCTTGGCGATGGTGACTTTGAAGTTCAGATGAAGCAGTTCCCGGGTAAGAAAGCAGAAATTAATAAGAACCTAGATAGGTTAAACGGCAAACTTAAAGGCATTGTAGATTCAGTGAAATGGGTGACAGCCGAGCATGAGCAAGGCAATATCGACATGAGCTTACATGCCCATATGTTTAAAGGAGGTTTTGCTGAAATCGCTTCTTCTGTGAATAAAATTGTAGGTGGCCAACTAGAGCTTACTGAAAAAGCATTAGCTTGCGTTAAAGAGTTTGGTGAAGGTAATTTTGATGCACCGCTAGAAACTTTCCCAGGTAAAAAAGTGTTTGTAAACGAGGCGATTGAGCAAGTACGCGCTAACTTGAAAGCGCTGAATGAGGATGCACAAATGTTAGCAGATGCCGCACGTGAAGGTCGCGTGATGGTACGTGCTAGTACAGATAGGCATTTGGGCGACTACCGCAAAATTGTGATTGGTATGAATGAAACGTTAGAGATGATTGTTAAACCAATCGTCACGGTTAAACAATCTGCAGAAGCGATTAATACTGCGGCAAAAGAAATTGCGCAAGGTAACGCAGATCTGTCACGTCGCACTGAAGACCAAGCGGCTAGTTTAGAGCGCACTGCTTCTAGCATGGATCAACTCTCATCTACCGTTAAACAAAATGCGGATAACGCTAGACAAGCGAATCAATTGGCTATTGCAGCCTCAGGCGTGGCTGTTAAAGGTGGCGATGCCGTGGGTGATGTAGTGAGTACGATGAGTGCGATTAATTCTAGCGCCAAAAAGATTGAAGATATTATTTCTGTGATTGATGGCATTGCTTTCCAAACTAATATCCTTGCACTAAACGCTGCAGTCGAGGCTGCTCGAGCAGGTGAGCAAGGCCGCGGATTTGCGGTAGTGGCAGCAGAAGTACGCAACTTAGCACAACGCTCTGCCAGTGCAGCAAAAGAGATTAAAGAGCTTATTTCAGATTCTGTGAGCAAAACGGCTGAGGGTACTAGACAAGTTGAAATGGCTGGTCAAACCATGCAAGAGATAGTTAGCTCAGTTAAACGCGTGACCGATATTATCGGTGAAATTGCTGCCGCTTCAGGTGAACAAAGCACAGGTATCGCACAGATTAATGAAGCGATTATGAAGATGGATGATGTGACGCAGCAAAATACCGCCTTGGTAGAAGAAGCGGCTGCAGCTGCTGAGTCTCTTATGGAACAGTCTGAAGAGATGACTGCGGTAGTGAGTGTGTTTCAGTTAGATAACAACTCTCAAAAAACAGCACATAAGGTTTCTTTAGCAACCAAAAAACACATCAATACTACTCAAACAAAAAATGATAAAAAAGAATCTGCAGTCAGGACGGCTAAAACTGGTACGCATGATAGTGAGTGGGAAGAGTTTTAA
- a CDS encoding methyl-accepting chemotaxis protein: MSMTKKMYMLILAAVLGMVSLAGVGLYKINQVYKITNFANTNAVPSVQLLDEALAHFEEMNGLIWQHMASTDNAKMVDIEARVATEHKALTDTLDKYEKTMVTDKSDADLVLADRAALAAFDEMGGHVLTTSLANKKDNARTILLAGGDAISGVQKAITNHRKYNVKLGTDSAEKAASIKSGAEVQSLVISGLVLSIIVLLGLYITRGLMKQLGNDPADLAILAKNFADGNLTQKIIVAADDKSSVAYSIKTLQKTLDGIVQSLQYVSAQHDAGDIDVDVDVSRFKGGYADMAAGVNKMVAGHVDMNKKALACVKSFGEGDLAAQLEKFPGKKAFVNEAIEQVRANINALVSDVNTLSQSAVEGNLSIRADASKHQGDFRKIVQGVNDTLDAVIVPLNVAAKYVDDISKGNIPAKITDTYHGDFNQLKDNLNQCIDAVNALVSDTAMLADAADQGILSTRADTTKHQGDFRKIVEGVNNTLDSVIGPLNVAANCVDSISRGDIPAKINEHYKGDFNNLKDNLNHCIDAVNRLVEDANMLAQAAADGRVSVRADASLHQGDFRKVVEGVNATLETIVAPIAAVKEAIETITTAANEIATGNNDLSQRTEQQASSLEETASSMEELASTVKQNAENAKQANQLAAAASGVAVKGGEVVGQVVNTMSAINSSAKKIEDIISVIDGIAFQTNILALNAAVEAARAGEQGRGFAVVAGEVRNLAQRSATAAKEIKELIADSVSKTAEGTTQVEQAGKTMAEIVSSVQRVTDIMGEISAASSEQSAGIDQVNNAITSMDEVTQQNAALVEQAAAAAESLVEQAIQLSDVVSVFKLNNAGGSSDNRRAVNSPLRVPAKKIHAVASRPAPKAVAKTGTNDDEWEEF, encoded by the coding sequence ATGAGTATGACAAAGAAAATGTATATGTTGATACTGGCTGCAGTTTTGGGCATGGTGTCGCTGGCAGGAGTTGGTTTATATAAAATCAACCAAGTGTATAAAATCACTAACTTTGCCAATACCAATGCTGTACCTAGCGTGCAATTGTTGGACGAAGCCTTAGCGCATTTTGAAGAAATGAATGGCTTAATTTGGCAGCATATGGCGAGTACAGATAACGCCAAAATGGTCGATATTGAAGCTAGAGTGGCAACGGAGCACAAGGCTTTGACTGACACTTTAGATAAGTATGAAAAGACTATGGTGACTGATAAAAGTGATGCGGACTTGGTCTTAGCCGACCGTGCTGCACTAGCGGCATTTGATGAGATGGGTGGTCATGTACTGACAACCTCTTTGGCTAACAAGAAAGATAATGCACGAACCATTTTGCTTGCTGGGGGAGATGCGATTTCTGGTGTGCAAAAAGCAATTACCAATCATCGGAAATACAACGTTAAATTAGGCACTGATAGTGCTGAAAAAGCGGCTTCAATTAAATCAGGTGCTGAAGTTCAGTCTTTGGTGATTTCAGGCTTAGTTTTGTCAATCATCGTTTTACTCGGCTTATATATCACACGTGGTTTAATGAAGCAGTTGGGTAATGACCCCGCTGACTTAGCTATTCTAGCCAAAAATTTTGCTGATGGTAATTTGACTCAAAAAATCATTGTAGCTGCCGATGATAAATCGAGCGTAGCCTACTCAATCAAGACCTTACAAAAGACTTTAGATGGCATCGTGCAATCATTGCAATATGTAAGTGCACAACATGATGCTGGTGATATTGATGTTGATGTAGACGTCAGCCGATTTAAAGGCGGATATGCCGACATGGCAGCGGGCGTCAACAAGATGGTCGCCGGCCACGTAGACATGAATAAAAAAGCGCTAGCCTGCGTGAAATCGTTTGGTGAAGGCGACTTAGCTGCTCAATTAGAGAAATTCCCAGGTAAAAAAGCCTTTGTCAACGAAGCCATCGAACAAGTCAGAGCCAATATTAATGCGCTGGTTTCAGATGTGAATACACTCTCTCAATCCGCCGTAGAAGGCAACCTATCCATCCGTGCCGATGCAAGTAAGCACCAAGGCGACTTCCGTAAGATTGTACAAGGCGTCAATGACACCCTAGACGCGGTGATTGTCCCTTTAAACGTTGCCGCGAAATACGTAGACGACATCTCCAAAGGCAACATTCCAGCCAAAATCACCGATACTTATCACGGCGACTTCAATCAATTAAAAGACAATCTAAATCAATGTATCGATGCCGTGAATGCGCTAGTTTCAGATACTGCCATGCTTGCCGATGCTGCTGACCAAGGCATCTTATCTACACGTGCCGATACCACAAAACATCAAGGCGACTTCCGTAAAATCGTAGAAGGTGTCAACAACACCTTAGACTCAGTGATCGGCCCATTAAATGTAGCCGCAAACTGTGTTGACAGCATTTCTAGAGGCGATATCCCAGCGAAGATTAACGAACATTACAAAGGTGACTTTAACAATCTTAAAGATAACCTCAACCACTGTATCGACGCTGTCAATCGCTTGGTTGAAGACGCCAACATGTTGGCACAAGCCGCTGCCGATGGTCGGGTCAGTGTACGTGCTGATGCCAGCCTACACCAAGGCGACTTCCGCAAAGTTGTAGAAGGGGTTAATGCCACACTAGAAACCATCGTCGCCCCTATTGCCGCTGTCAAAGAAGCCATCGAAACCATTACCACAGCAGCCAATGAAATTGCCACTGGCAATAACGACCTCTCCCAACGCACGGAGCAACAAGCCTCCAGCCTGGAAGAAACCGCATCGAGCATGGAAGAACTTGCCTCAACTGTTAAACAAAATGCCGAGAACGCCAAACAAGCCAACCAGCTTGCCGCAGCCGCCTCAGGCGTTGCGGTGAAAGGTGGAGAAGTCGTCGGTCAAGTCGTCAACACCATGAGCGCCATCAACAGCAGTGCTAAAAAGATTGAAGACATCATCTCCGTCATTGACGGCATCGCCTTCCAAACCAACATCCTTGCGCTTAACGCTGCCGTAGAAGCAGCCCGAGCAGGCGAACAAGGTCGAGGCTTTGCGGTAGTCGCAGGTGAAGTACGCAACCTAGCGCAACGCTCAGCCACTGCAGCCAAAGAAATTAAAGAACTGATTGCAGACTCTGTTAGCAAAACCGCCGAAGGTACAACACAAGTAGAACAAGCTGGTAAAACCATGGCAGAGATCGTGTCATCAGTGCAACGCGTGACTGACATCATGGGCGAGATCTCAGCAGCATCAAGTGAACAAAGCGCAGGGATTGATCAAGTCAACAACGCGATTACCAGCATGGATGAAGTGACCCAACAGAATGCAGCTTTGGTAGAGCAAGCTGCAGCTGCTGCGGAGAGCTTGGTAGAGCAAGCTATACAGTTGTCGGATGTGGTGAGTGTGTTTAAGTTGAATAATGCGGGTGGTTCAAGTGATAACCGTCGTGCAGTGAATAGCCCGTTGCGAGTACCTGCCAAGAAAATTCATGCTGTAGCAAGCAGACCTGCACCTAAAGCGGTGGCTAAAACTGGCACCAATGATGACGAGTGGGAAGAGTTTTAA